A genomic window from Henningerozyma blattae CBS 6284 chromosome 3, complete genome includes:
- the UGX2 gene encoding Ugx2p (similar to Saccharomyces cerevisiae UGX2 (YDL169C); ancestral locus Anc_7.355), which produces MTNFLSKNMKNNESVLAYASTCTFNDKSIAFTISSIESQGFTWNQDIFATQYQQTCNVVYDANEDTPEKLIELIEYYNYDKDVIKRLKSRPRRRSDDHTLSLKNDQNLNRYYVGEIVEIDVESDEDELNFKLKKLIE; this is translated from the coding sequence atGACGAACTTTCTTTCGAAAAACATGAAAAATAACGAATCGGTATTAGCTTATGCAAGTACCTGCACATTTAACGATAAATCAATTGCTTTTACTATCTCGTCTATTGAATCACAGGGGTTTACCTGGAATCAAGATATATTTGCGACACAATACCAACAAACTTGTAATGTTGTTTATGATGCTAATGAAGATACTCCAgagaaattaattgaattaattgagtattataattatgatAAAGATGTCATCAAAAGGTTGAAATCAAGACCAAGAAGGCGTAGTGATGATCATACATTgtcattaaaaaatgaCCAAAACTTGAATAGATATTATGTTGGGGAAATTGTGGAGATTGATGTAGAatctgatgaagatgaattgaattttaaattgaaaaaattaatagaatGA
- the PWP1 gene encoding rRNA-processing protein PWP1 (similar to Saccharomyces cerevisiae PWP1 (YLR196W); ancestral locus Anc_7.356), whose translation MISATAWVPRGIASEFPVKYELDDEEMERINQLAQLNLDDARADLTEAQEEEEAENSNDNTDGNKLSDSVLKDQIDVDDDLKEFDMEHYDDDDNSNNFAKGVQATMFPSLQNEDVEFHENGEDPYISLPTNKDTEEEKEELQVYPTDNLVLATRTEDDVSYLDVYIYDDGAGFHGDVPSEEGDTNDPDMARGLVRDSSLYVHHDLMLPAFPLCVEWINYAPGSNNDDAANFAAIGTFDPNIEIWNLDCVDKAFPDLILGEPMDNSMPNLISKSQKKKKKGKKNSNNHVTTHHTDAVLSLAHNQLFRAILASTSADSTVKLWDLNSGTAARSLNQVHHGSRVSSSQWHQTDGSILLTAGYDSKIALTDVRISDEKNMSKYWNVMSGEEIETASFINDYTVLAGTDNGNVYSFDVRSVESKPLWTLKAHDAGIAGLSVPKNIPGMLLTGAMGEKVIKLWKFDPSNAKGPSMVLSRDLGVGNVLTSAFAPDIEIGATMIVGGVTGGLKLWDAFSNRTVRKTFDTELRALQNNARELAKQTGRSSRISRKYIHNNNPDTILTVDDNDGDDDENDSD comes from the coding sequence ATGATATCAGCAACAGCTTGGGTTCCAAGGGGTATTGCCTCTGAATTTCCTGTTAAGTATGAATTGGACGATGAAGAAATGGAAAGAATTAACCAATTAGCACAACTAAATCTAGATGATGCCCGTGCAGATTTAACTGAAGCccaagaagaagaagaagctgAAAATTCTAATGACAATACAGATGGGAACAAACTTTCCGATTCCGTCTTAAAAGATCAAATTGAtgttgatgatgatttaaaagaattcgATATGGAACattatgatgatgatgataatagcAATAACTTTGCTAAAGGTGTTCAAGCTACTATGTTCCCAAGTTTACAAAATGAAGATGTTGAATTCCATGAAAATGGTGAAGATCCATACATATCATTACCAACCAATAAAGAcacagaagaagaaaaagaagaattgcAAGTATACCCAACCGATAACTTAGTTTTGGCTACACGTACTGAAGATGATGTTTCTTATTTAGATGTCTACATTTATGATGATGGTGCTGGTTTCCATGGAGATGTACCATCTGAAGAAGGTGATACCAATGACCCAGATATGGCTCGTGGCTTAGTTCGTGACAGTTCTTTATATGTTCATCATGACTTAATGTTACCAGCTTTCCCCTTATGTGTCGAATGGATTAATTATGCACCAGGCTCTAACAACGATGATGCTGCCAATTTTGCAGCTATTGGTACTTTTGatccaaatattgaaatttggaatttaGATTGTGTTGATAAAGCATTCCCTGATTTAATATTAGGTGAACCTATGGATAATTCAATGCCTAACTTAATTAGTAAAtcacaaaagaaaaagaagaagggcaaaaaaaattccaacAACCATGTTACTACCCATCACACTGACGCTGTTTTATCATTAGCAcataatcaattatttagaGCAATCTTAGCATCTACAAGTGCTGATTCAACAGTTAAATTATGGGATTTAAACAGTGGTACTGCTGCTAGATCATTAAACCAAGTTCATCATGGCTCTAGAGTATCATCTTCTCAATGGCATCAAACAGATGgttcaattttattgacAGCTGGCTATGATAGTAAAATTGCATTAACTGATGTTCGTATCTCTGacgaaaaaaatatgtcTAAGTATTGGAATGTCATGTCCggtgaagaaattgaaactGCATCATTCATAAATGATTATACAGTCCTAGCAGGTACTGATAATGGTAATGTTTATTCCTTTGATGTACGTTCTGTCGAATCCAAACCATTATGGACTTTAAAAGCTCACGATGCTGGTATTGCTGGTTTGAGTGTGCCTAAGAACATTCCAGGTATGTTATTAACAGGTGCTATGGGCGAAAaagttattaaattatgGAAATTTGATCCTTCAAACGCAAAAGGTCCATCAATGGTATTATCTAGAGACTTGGGTGTTGGTAATGTGTTAACTTCAGCATTTGCCCCAGATATCGAAATTGGTGCTACAATGATTGTTGGTGGTGTTACCGGTGGATTAAAATTATGGGATGCATTTAGTAACAGAACTGTTCGTAAAACTTTTGATACTGAATTAAGAGCACTTCAAAACAATGCTAGAGAACTTGCTAAACAGACTGGTAGAAGCTCTCGTATCtctagaaaatatattcataacAATAACCCTGATACTATCTTGACAGTTGACGATAATGATggagatgatgatgaaaatgattctGATTGA